gctcagtctgttcctcatacatcggggtcgaagagttatgcacgactccgacaggagtttgtatgttccttaaactttcataattaacttttaatttttatgttgaaatatttatataactaatatcattatgtatcgtgaatcatgtctgtatcatgatactcatatatttttttaaattattataactgtttgcttaaaattaaaattatttgtgtaggtggatgagcatgggagggaacccgatcaagtggagttttaccggatgactcatactcatcaggatggtacttttgttcgagatgagtcgagagatttatatgtacggcattattaatattctattttttgcaatgattttaatttaattttgttagctattaatgtataacttttgttttcaaaataaatacaggagagggctacatctctcattgcggagcatgATGACGAGTccacagcatctacgcagcagagccgtatcgaggccgaggtgttcacagagttgatgggaccagagtgctacggccgagtgaggggttatggagtaagagtcacccccactcagttatctgaggttagtagatatacgcagcatgctgcagcagatgctcaggattcacgcgttcgcaaactcgaggcggagatacaggagattagacagagtcgtaccgctgagatggaggagatgcgacagagccgtgccgagatgcaggccatgaggggacagattgatcggcttacatctttattagagatgtatggcccatctcaggtaaacacatattattaaatatatatttttatattaatttaatgatttatatatttttatttatagatatgcaaatcatgcttttgatatgtttcttgtaggctcctggcacatcaggcacccgtcgagacagcggcacgtcacatggagacagcgacgaccatccgcctgcggattgacattattttatttttattgtattcttatatttatttatattactcttgattgtaatggatgattagtactttatttttatttatataaaataatgtcttttggtttggttaaatttgctatttaagtttgcttttggtgtgaatggtggtgattgtacaggtgtgaatggtggtgattgtacaggtttatgtttgaataattaatataattttgtacaggaatgtatgtattctttttttttgtatataaaatctgtatttttttttcttttaaaatctttaacgacgcttataagcgtcgttaaaacaattttaacgacgcttataagcgtcgttaaagatcaaaaagccgacgcttcgaaaagcgtcttggtagagtggaggacgcgttgtcattaacgacgctaaaaagcaccgttataattgaattttacgacgctttaaagcgtcgttacaaaaaaattaacgacgcttataagcgtcgttaaaaaaagtttaacgacgcttataagcgtcgctaaAAACTTAACAGCCGACGCTTCAAAAGTGTCTTGATAGAGTGGAGGACACGTTGTcattaacgatgctaaaaagcgtcgttataattgaattttacgatgctttaaagcatcattaaaaaataatgatacttttaaaaaatatcgatatttttCGTCTTCAGTCTCACATAGATGACGCTTTCGCGATACTTTTTGAAACGACATAAATTTTATTAACAACGCTTATTAAcgtcttaaaataattttaataatattttttttaccatttttactATAGTGCTTGTTGGGGAGGAGGTGGACCATAAAGGTTCCCCAAGTCCTCGAAAGCCCCGAGAATTGGCGTCCAACTCCCCGAGTACTTCCGCATTAAACTTGCACCGGCCATGCGGTGCGTCTCCCGAGATTGAGACGGCTCAATAGCATACCCGCCGCCCTGCACGTAGGGGTGGGTCTTTATAGTGGACTGCTCCACCTCATAAAACCAAGTCAGTTGTTCTCCTGTTTGGGCCAACGAAGGGCTATTAATGGATTGGATGATTTCTTAGCAAGACCAAGCTTCAATGTCATGGATATgagattttgatggtgtctaagtatAAGCAAGCCCTTGTCTAGCTTTGCGTAGAATGCCTGCAATTGATTTGAggcataaataaaaaagatacatATGCtgtcaggaagtggagcaaggcaATCTTCTAAAGGTGTTTGAGAGAATCTTTCTACTTCTACTGGATTGGTTGTCCACATTTCCCTTCCGTAGTTAATTCTTCTTGCTAGCGCATTGCGTCACACGCAAGCAAAACAAAGCAATCACGTAACTTGCATGGGAACGTCGGTGGTGGCTTTCTGCTTGGAGAAGCAAGCCTTAACTGCAACGTCCGTACGAGGATGTGCATGCGAATTGAGATATtatggaagggttccaaaaaaaCTAATGgtttgctaaaattttttgtttctttagacTCCATTCATCGTCATATGACTCTATCTTGGATTGTTATCCCATCACTTCATCTTGGATTGTTCCTAACCGATGTAGGATATATATAATTTCTTCCTAACCTCCTCATGCTAATCCTCTTGTTGTTAGAATATGTGGCTAATTTAACTAACTACAGCAAGTGCGGGAACTTTAATAATTTCTTTAAAGCCAATTTATAGGCAGGGTAAGGTGAACATAAATGCCTTGGATATTGAACAAGGAGTAAAATGGCCATTAATGACAAGGGGTGACATTAGCAGTTAGGGTTTTTTACGCAATAAAGTTCTGACGTGTGCAACGCCTTGATGTGTAAATGGATGTACCGCCGGTCTCTTGAGGGTTTGAATTTTAATGGTAAAATAAATATAGTAGCACCATGGCAAGCTAATTTGAGGAACTTTATAGGCCAGCAAGGAAAACGTTGTTAATTAGTAAATACTGCTAGCAAAAGTCTAATTTATGACATCGAAGTATGAAACATGCGAGTTGCAGAACATGGTACGACCTAAGTATTAATTGTATACTAAGCATATgcaaagaataaatttttttatttaatacttgatgataagatttaaattaattaaagtgaCCAACCAAGCATTTTCATTTTCTAAGAGTGCAATATATGCCCATCATGATGTGCGACAAGTATTTGGATCCACTGGCCAGGATGTAATGCAAGAAGGACTTTGAGATTCTTGTTCCTCAACATGATATAGGTGAAAACATTGCCAATACTAATCTTAAAGTTAATCATGTATCACTCTCCAACCTAATAAAAGTATTTTCTGTTTTCGCTAGCTCTCTCCTCATCGAACATATCTGATCTCTTGGGatcccataaattttttttttaaataaaatagatatattaaattaaattatatctaaagaAATATATTTAtgagaatcaaaaaataaaatattaaaaaaaaattcatcctaaatatccataatatatatatatatatatatatatatatatatatatatatagtattttCTATTTTTGCTAGTTCTTTCCTCATCGAACATACCTGATCTCTTGGGaccctataatttttttttctaaaataaaatagatatattaaattaaactatatctaaataaattatttatgagaatcaaaaaataaaatattaaaagaaaaaaattcatcccaaatattcattatatatatatatatatatatatatatatatatatatatatatatatatatatataagatgccATTCAGCCagtaatattattaaattttttggtaAATATAGCCATAACGCTTCTGAAGCGAAGAGAAGAGACGAGGAGCAGTCATACTAAATTATGGTACGTCCAAGCTTAAAAAAATAACAGATATGGAGCCTAGCCACGGGTCAAGATCAGATCCGGTGAGAAGATTTCTTCATGGGAATTCAAATGGTCCTCTGAGAGTGGATTGAAGCACAATTAAGGCTGTTGTATCCACCGAGGAAAGTGGTAGCAAACAGTACTTAATGCTTTGACCTTTGACCATCGAGAGG
Above is a genomic segment from Elaeis guineensis isolate ETL-2024a chromosome 1, EG11, whole genome shotgun sequence containing:
- the LOC140854770 gene encoding uncharacterized protein, with translation MTHTHQDGTFVRDESRDLYERATSLIAEHDDESTASTQQSRIEAEVFTELMGPECYGRVRGYGVRVTPTQLSEVSRYTQHAAADAQDSRVRKLEAEIQEIRQSRTAEMEEMRQSRAEMQAMRGQIDRLTSLLEMYGPSQAPGTSGTRRDSGTSHGDSDDHPPAD